The genomic stretch TACTACGCCTACATCGTTCCTTGTATGGGTTGAAACAATCACCGAGGGCGTGGTTTGATCGTTTCAGACAAGCTATGCAGAAAAGAGGCTATCGACAGAGCAACGCGGACCATACATTATTCTATAAACATGCTAATAAAAAAGTTGCAATTTTGATAGTCTACGTTGATGATATTGTGATTACAGGCAATGATAACAAAGAAATTTCTGGATTGAAGCATCATCTCGCGCAAGAGTTTGAAGTGAAGGATCTGGGACACTTGAGGTACTTCCTTGGCATAGAAGTCTTGCGTGGTCCAAAAGGTATATTTTTAACACAAAGAAAGTATATCTTAGACTTGCTCAAGGAAAGTGGCATGTATGGTTCAAAACCAGCAGCTACTCCCATTGAACAAAATCACTTAATAAGTAGTGATGTGGGGAATCCGGTTAATAGAGAACGCTACCAAAGACTTGTGGGAAAGTTAATTTATCTTTCccacactcgtcctgatattgcaTTTGCTGTGAGCGTTGTGAGTCAATTCATGCATAATCCGAGAACGGCTCATATGGATGCTGTTAATAGAATCCTACGGTACCTTAAAGGGTGCCCGGGAAAAGGTCTTCTCTATATGAAGCAAGGTAATTTACAAATTGAATGCTATACAGATGCGGATTGGGCTGGTTCTCTAGATGATCGGCGATCCACTTCTGGCTATTGTGTATTTGTTGGGGGAAACTTAGTCTCTTGGCGAAGTAAAAAAACAAAATGTGGTAGCTAGATCAACTGCCGAGGCTGAGTTCAGATCCATGGCACATGGTCTATGCGAGCTATTATGGTTGCATATTCTGCTATCGGAATTGAGGTTGTGTCAGAGTAAGCCTTTGATGCTTTACTGCGATAACAAAGCAGCAATTGATATTGCAAATAATCCAGTACAACACGATCGtactaaacatgttgaagttgatcgCCATTTCATCAAGGAAAAATTGGATAGAGGAGTAGTTTGTATGCCATATGTGACTTCAGCAAATCAGATAGCAGATGTTCTAACAAAAGGTCTGCCGGATAAATTGTTCTCTATCTTCTGTAACAAGATGGGTCTATTTGATGTGTTCgccccatcttgagggggagtgttggtgTGGGTTGGAATAAAATAGTTGTTAAAGGTTTTTAATGTAAAATGTACAAATTATATAGGGAAGAGATGAGAGATGGATCGGGCAAGATCCAGAAAATTCCCCTTTCACCCCACTCTCTGTTCTTCTACTCAATCCTCAAAATCTTGATGATTTCCATGTGAGAATCAATaagggagcactggtgcccatgtgcaccaaatccccAACCTGGATAACATTTCTTTATTCATGGGGATCAGAGTTGAGGTGGGTCGGACAGTGtcgtggtttttctttttttacatGCATGTCTtggttttcaataatgaaaatcgaTCTGTATGGAAAACATGGAGCCATACACAGGTGCAGGCCGGCGCCGGTTCTACACAGCACAAACCGGAGACTACTGCTCGCTCGTCGACCGTCGTCTTGGTTGTTGCCATCACTGCTCTGCCTTCTTTCCCAGACCAAAGTCCACCGGCATGAACTCGGTAACCTTCCTCGCCGCCGGCCTGACCTTGAGCTCCTCCCACCACGCCTTCACGTGCGGCAGCTCCTCCACCAGCGCCTTGTACTCGGTCTCCAtgaagtagcgcagcatcgggaaGTGGCTGAGGTCGGCGAGGCTCACCGATTCCCCGGCGAGGTACCTCGACTTCGATAGCCGCGCCTCGTACACCTCCAGCACCTTCTTCAGCTTGGGGACGTTCTCGTCGATGACGGCCTGGTCGCGCGCGCCGCCGAGGAGCGGGGCGAGGATGCACTGCACCATGATGGCGGCCGTCGGGGCGTGGTGCTgatgcgcctccacctccagccacacgtccaccatcgccgccgcctccggcgaGCCATCCCCGACCAGCAGCTCCGGCTTGTGCTTGCGCAGCACGTGCCTCGCGATCGCGCGCGACTCTGCGGTGCCAGAAGATTCAGGTTGCGATTAGTACGAGTTTTCCTTCGGTAAGGAAGGACAGAGATTGGCGGGAGGGAATGATTACAAACCGAAGAGGGTGAGGTCGCCGTCCTCGAGGACAGGCACCTGGCCGAACGGGTTCCTGGCGAGGAAGTCCggcaggaggtggtcgccggcctGGCGGCTCATGGGGACGAGCTCGTACTCGACGCCGGCCTCCTCCAGGCACAGCAGCGCGCGGGCAACGAACGGCGACATCGCCCACCCGTACAACTTCAGGGCCGCCGGCGCCATTCTCTCGATCGGCTAGCTTGGTTCCCGGAGATTGATCGATGAGTTTGTTCGAGGCGGTTCTTGTTTGTGGCTTCGACTACTACTGACAACTCCGCTAGCTCAGAATTAATAGTGGTGCGTGTCGCCGTATGGGGTGTGAGCGCGGCGTCACTGCTTGCGTCGGGTGTGCGCGGTCGTCCATTGCATTGCGTCTTCTGGCTTACACCAACCTGTCGAAAAAACGTTATTCTTTTGCCAGCATGGGCCGGCGAGGTGTCTCGAGATCAGTTCGTCGTTGTGCTGACAAAATTTATTTTCTTCTTCTGCAAGTCATCGAGGTGCGATCTGAATCATGCTTCTTCTTTTTTTGAAATTCCTTCGGGTGAAAACCCGACAAAGCTGCTATTAAAAACTGGAGTACAAGACGGCCCTAAGAGATACCAAAATTACACAGGGGTCTAGGAAATAAGCAAAGAGGACCCTAAAGAAAAAACTAAAACGCAATCAAGtcctccatcttcctcctccagatcGAGCTCGAACGACGGACTGCACCAACCTCTCGGGGACAAACCACTTGGAGACGAAGCACTGGAGACACCGTCTGAATCATGCTTTTGACACCCGTTATAGCCAAAGGCCTTCACACACTGTGAATGCGGCTTGAATCAGACTGTCATCCAGAGTCACACGTCTAAGATCTTCTCCAATAGATGATGAAGCAATTATACATCACCTATTTTTGCAGTTTTTCAGCTTTTATATCACATGAAATTTTCTCAAAACTCAGATGAAGTAAAATACATCACCTATTCTCGGAATATGCTCCAGCAGATGTATTTTACACCCTATTCGAAATAGGTTTCGccacgctatattaatatagcaaccacacgatacACCGAGCACGGTAGAGCCGCAACACAACCAAGCCTAAATGAAAAGACAAAGAAAGATAATAGAAACAAATACCGACACCGGCAGATCGACGAAAAACGAAGATGGCCCGCCACCGCCGCGTCCTCCGGAAAAGttccaccacgctcctagcacacCGAATCACATCATACCAAGCAACACATTCAACAAGGAAAGCGGCGACGACGCTGCTGCCCAGACTAGTCCTAGGGTTCTCCCGGTACGTGGAAGAGGGTGAGGAGGGGTACACCCGACGCCTGCGCAGAAGGAACGATGGCACCCGTAGACGTCACTGCGTTGATGACGGACGGGCCGATAAGGATTTCTCCCCACCCAACCTGTTGTCCACAAGCACGCGCGGCCACAGTCTTGGATCCATCCTCGCCCTCTCACTATGGTCACCGTCGCGAGGCCTAGAGGAATGAAAAGGGACATTAGGGCCGGGAGTAGCAGCACCTCAACCGCATGGGAGGGAACAGCACCTCAACCGCATGGGAGGGAACTATCGaccgccttcgcggtagccgaccggacgTGGCAGCAGAGACACACTAGGGCCGTACTGCCCCGGTCAGGCCCAATATGGCCCGCAAAGTCCCCATCGCCGCGCTGCAGCTGGCAGCGCCGCCACCAACCATCCACACTGATGCAATTCCTCCACCTCTAGGGCGCCATCACCACTATAAAAAGTTTGACCCATTTTTACATCTATATCTGTTGGACGATCTCTATTGTTAACCAATTTGATGTATAATTGCAGTTATTTTTTATCTTCATTATCTGTTGGACATGCTCAAATATACGAAACTCCCCTGTTAGTTGCCTCTAATTTAGTACTCCGTCCTTTGCTGACATAAGCTATATAGTTTTTCGACAAAGATTATAATAAAATATAAGATCTATTGTGTTGCACCAATCTTTTGGAGATATTTGTTGAGATTTGATTATGTTTTCTTATCTCACGAAAACTCCTTCGACCGGTGACTTCTTCGACCGTGACTTCTTCGACCGGTGACCGTCGCCGGCCAGCTAGTCTTGTTGTCATCACTAGTTCACTGCTGTTCTGCCTTTTTCCTGAGTCCAACGTTCGGCGGCCTGAACTCCGATCTCGGTGACCCTTCTCGCCGCGGGCCTGGCCTTGAGCTCCTCCCACCAGGCCTTGACATGCGGGAGCTCCTCCACCAGCGCCGCGTACTCGGTCTCCATGAAGTAGTGGATCATCGGGAAATGGCTGAGGTCGGCGAGGGTGAGCGACTCCCCGGCGAGGTACCTCGACGCCGAGAGCCGCGCCTCGTACACCGCCAGCACCTTCCTCAGCTTGGCAACGTTCTCGTCCACGACCGCCTGGTCGCGCACGCCGCCGCGGAGCGGGACGACGATGCACTGCAGCAAGATGGCGTCCGTCGGGGCGTGGTGCTgctgcgcctccacctccagccacACGTCCACCATCGCTGCCGCCTCCGGCGAGCCGTCGCCTATCAGCAGCTCCGGTTTGTACTTCCGCA from Lolium rigidum isolate FL_2022 chromosome 4, APGP_CSIRO_Lrig_0.1, whole genome shotgun sequence encodes the following:
- the LOC124707051 gene encoding glutathione S-transferase 4-like; protein product: MAPAVKVYGWAMSPFVARALLCLEEAGVEYELVAMNPEAGDHLRPDFLAKNPFAQVPVLEDGDLTLFESRAIARHVLRKYKPELLIGDGSPEAAAMVDVWLEVEAQQHHAPTDAILLQCIVVPLRGGVRDQAVVDENVAKLRKVLAVYEARLSASRYLAGESLTLADLSHFPMIHYFMETEYAALVEELPHVKAWWEELKARPAARRVTEIGVQAAERWTQEKGRTAVN
- the LOC124707052 gene encoding glutathione S-transferase 4-like: MAPAALKLYGWAMSPFVARALLCLEEAGVEYELVPMSRQAGDHLLPDFLARNPFGQVPVLEDGDLTLFESRAIARHVLRKHKPELLVGDGSPEAAAMVDVWLEVEAHQHHAPTAAIMVQCILAPLLGGARDQAVIDENVPKLKKVLEVYEARLSKSRYLAGESVSLADLSHFPMLRYFMETEYKALVEELPHVKAWWEELKVRPAARKVTEFMPVDFGLGKKAEQ